aaatatatttaaaaagtaaaagaaagGAAGAAGATAGAAGAAGaagcaagaaaaaaaaaaaaaaggagttcAGTCATAATGGCAGCATTACCTACTAAGCAACCTTTGTTTTGCACTAATGGCACGTCATTGCCCAACTTAGTCTAAATGAACTCTTTACCATTGATCTCCAAATAGCCTAACTTCCTGAAAACATTAACCCCTGCTTTTAAAGAAAGTTGAGTAAACTATCCACACCACCATTATCTAAAGCAAAATTACATGTACTTTCACTCGATAGTGCCTAATACAAATAACTAACGCGAAAGCagttgaaaaaaaaaaccatagcgagaaaaaaaaataaaaaaatttccccAGCACAAGATATAAAATTTTACCCCAAATCTTAATCCTGTTAAAAAAGTTTGTATTAGACTGATGCCATCATTAATATTTACTTTTTAATTACCCACGTAATTTGACTGTTCACTGAAAATTGTCCCTCAAATGGAATTGGAATTGCTCACGTCACGTGGGCCTTGAGGAAATTCTGGAGTAGTCTGAACTCTGAATTGTACAACTATAGTTCCAACAACATTAATGCATGAAcccttaaattttttataattataaatttcatCTATGGGTATTATTGTAGTTAAAAAAATctataaagtaaaaaaaaaggaTATATTAAAAATTCAAAGCAATTATAGCTGGCTGTACCCCTTGAAAAGACTCAATTATTATCTTAAGCTTCAAACTAACCAACTCATTAAATTTAATCTCAAATTAAACTCTTTCCCATTCAAAAATAACTTtcaaataccaaaaaaaaaaaacaaatttcacAACAAAATAGATTTCCAAAAATCCAGAACAAAGTTTAAACCGAAAAGGAAGCTAACCATTTTCTACAACTAAAATACTTGAAACACTATTAGGCTTTTTTTCATTTGCTGAAATTTAGCAATTAGTGATTAAATTTCACTCTtggctcttcttcttcttcttcttctttgtagTTTCATTTGTAGCTGCTTCATCTttactcttctttttctttttcttggctGTCCCATCCTGCTCGTTTACGCCATTTGTTTTCCCATCTTCTTCATCCGCCTCTTGCTCCTTCTTTCGtttctctttcttctttttcttctccgATTTACCATCCTCCGATGCATCTCCATTTGTAGCAGCAGCTGGAGCATCTTCGGTTTTTGACTTCTTTTTCTTGCTTTTCTTTGCGGAAGCTTCTTCAGGTTCTACTTCTTCCATTTCAGTATCTGTATAAGACACAGGGATCGAGAAACAATTATAAAAACTAGGTAAAATAATCGATAACAATATCAAAACATCAGCCGCGAGGTGAAACCAAATAACTATGAAAGAAAAGACGTACAACTTTTTGTACCTTTGTTCTGAGTACTTTCAATTGCAGATTTCATTACATCGATGTTTTTACGAGGTGCAACACCTTTGTCATAGAATTCAAGTCGTTCCTCCACTTGTTCCCGCAGTTTCTCCCCAAAAACAGTGGAACCCCTCTCTGAAAACATGAGTTGAATGGAATATTATAGGTGAAAACATACAGTGTACAGGGAAAGAAGAATCACGATTACCTGAAAAACAATCTATACGAGATGCAATGGAACACTTGTTTGCAAGATAGCGTGCCATTCGGCCCTTGTTCTTTGAAGATGCTCGACCAATGAAAGAGGAATGGAAAATTAGACCATACTTGGGTGTATTTCCGCGAGTTTTCAGTGCCCTGAAGCCAGTAAACAATGAGTGAAATCAATCCATAAAACCACAGATGAGAAAAAAATCAACATAAAAAATGCAATAATACACTTGGATTAGTGCTCAAGATCTTGAGCAATACACAAATCAAGCTTCCACTCAAAGAGGGCCTAAATTTTAGCAAGAGGTCCGCGTCTCGATACATTTTACAAGTAAAAATACCTGAAAAGAGCCTTCTCTGCTCCAAGAATCTGAAGAGTGGAAGAGGGGCACTTGGCCAAATTCGTGAGACTACCAGCATGAGAGATCAACCGGGCCCCAACAACTTCCCCGATCAATGATGCCAAATTTGGTGCAATGTCATTCATCTTAGTCACTAAATAATCATAAAGATTCTTTCTGTACTCAGCAAGATCCATTACCCTCTGAGCAAATAGCTGAACATTAATCAAATCAACAGGGGTCAAATCCTGTCCTGCAAaacgagaaaagaaaaagaaccagTAAATAAGTGTATGCAAAAATAAGATCAAATCGTGACATAAAATACAAGAGATCTACCCATTGATGCTTTGCCAGCTTCTACGACTTCTTTTGCTTTGTCCTCATCCCCGAGTATCTCAGTTAACGCGGGTACATGTTCTTCAGACAACTTTGACTTATCCTCAATAAGCTTAGCAACCCTAGCATAGAGATAGTTATCGTTGACAATCTTTACCAACTCGGGGAAATGCCAAGAGTACCACTCCCTGCAGGAAGTAAACAACATGAGGATGACTGTTAAATGAAATCCATGCCACAGATTAAGCTAAAAAGACACCAGTTTCAGGGATAATTGAAAACAAACCTCACTCTCATGGAAAAGGAATTGATATCCTTGTCAAGAGTGTCAAGTAGGAAAATTGCTTGAATAACCATATTGTCAACTCGGTTGACATTGAACTTAACCTTTGCTCTACTGTAACTGTGCGCCAGACCGAGCTGAGCTTTCTCTAAGTCCCCAGACTACCAAGTTTAAGAACAGACACGAAACCAAATGAGGAAAACACACACTTGTAGCCGTTAGCATAGTTAGAACATAAAGAAATACGCAAACCTTTAGGTCCTTGATAAACTTATCAAAATGCAACCGCACACCACGAAGAAGCTCGAGCACAAACTCCCCACTCTGACATGCAATTTTTGTTGTCTCGGAGATGTGGGAACCAAGCTTAGGCTCTGCAACACCCAGGCTGAACTTTGACTTCTTGCCTTCCTTCACTTTTGGGAGATTCAGCTCCAAAAAACTCCTCAACTCATCGGTCATAAGCCCTGACAAATGAAACCAAACATAACGCAATAGGTAAACCCAACTGAACAGTAAGCACTCATATTCAAATGAATTATCCAGAATCAATATTTCTTCTTTCAGTCATTAGTTAGAAGAGCTTCTTAAGCATAAAACTTCAAGATTAACCTATGCTAATTAGATATAGCTAACATTGCCGAGTAAACACAATAACTTACATAAAAGAACTAGTAAAACTTTACAAAGTAGTAGTAAAAGATACTATTATATATCCAGAAAATAAATTATTAGAATATAACTAATGAAAACAAGGAAAAACAAAACGATTTTAGGAAAAAAGGGTAAAATCATACAATACCTTCAGAAACAGAATTGCATTGATTGAGACCATCAATAGCGGACTCAAAAGGCTGAAAAGCAGTGAGTTGGACCACTTTACCGAACCGATTTAGATCCGCCACCGAGTTCCTGACGGCCTCAGTATTCTGACCGATTTCATCGAGCCCCTGAGCGTGGAACAACGCGTACCCAGAAGATGACTCGAACAACAAGTAAAGAGCCATTGAAAAAAAAGGCTCAAAATAACCCACCCCACAGTGAGAAGAAAGAGCTGGGTGTGTTTTTGCTGTGGGTTTGAATTGTCCGGTGGTGACTAGGGTTTGGGAAATGGAGGACTAAGGGAGGATATGCAACTAGGGTTTAAGGCTTTCAAGCTTTTATACCGCTGCCTGCAATTCTTTAAAATCTTGGAATTAGTCcttattttttgtttttccatTCAATGGAGTCCTTGATTAAACATCAAAGTCAgggatttatatatttattttgggcTGTTTATTAGAATTTACTTATTGTTTGGGCTTTACTGTTTTATGGGTTTTCATTTGGGTTTCACCTTTGAGTTTCTATTGCAAGGTGATGATATGAAAAAAAATTTACGaataatattttaagaaaagaaCAAAAGTTAAGTTGATTATTTGTcgaatattaatatttttagatAATTAAAAATTATGCGATTTTGAAACAATATTTTTAATGGGAATCTAGTTTTTCTTCTGTTATTCACTTGAAATTCTATATTAGATCTTTCGAAAGATTggataaatatttttgtaaattacGTCAATAAGCATCGAattgttattttattaaattatttttatcaattaaaatattttaaaattttaatattaaataaacagTAAATTTAAACTTTCCAATAAGACCGAAAACAATTTTAGGCAAGAAAACTGAACATATGCCCTGTAGTTCAGCCCAGTTAGGTGAGGATTAACTACGGGCTTTAGCTGGCCCATATTGCATGCCAAAGATTTAAAATATACCATCATTTTAGAAGTTCGATTGAATTTTACCTTAATTAGTATCGGCGTTATTGCTAATGTAAGAAGATATAAGTTTTAAGTATGTTATAGATAATTCTAGACATTAtatcaaaaagaacaaatatgAATAGTGATTCagcacattttatttattattattgtttttttatATTTACTGAATCATATATTTTGCCAATGAGGCATTAATTGTTTTGGGTCTACGATTGTCGAGACCACCGGGTAGGGAAGAGGAGGGGCACCTCCTCTTTGCCAACCATGAACTAGCCGGTTCAACCAAGGTGAAGAACAGGACCTCGGTTGAAGCTTTGGATGTGGAGACATGTTCATGGAGATTGATGCTGTTGTTTTGTGCAGCCTTTGGAGGGAAGATGGTCCTCAGGTCCAGTATTAAATTCGCGGTATCTATTCCCACTACTCTGAATTGTCTTTTAGGCTCCATGTCCATGAGTTAGGGACAGTACCACTTCCTTATCAGCGTTTGCATTTTACGGATAGTTTCCTTCACGTGCAATCTTATGGTTGCTTTAATTGGATTTTTACCTTCAACTTCAGGTTTATTTTCAGGGGTAACTAGGGCGTTCGCAGGCccgtaatttttttatttaattcttttaaatttttaaaattttaaattaataaaaataaaattacattttgttttcttttaaaattgataaaatttgatttaatcttttaaaaattataaagatatagactattaaaatgataaaattacatttttactatagtaaaatttattatttaattttggcCCCAGAAAAAAATTCTGGCTTCGCCTttcatacttttatttttttgtttattttatatatatatatataaaagtttaataATGTGAAACTCTAAATTTGTGCCACATCatcacttaaaaattaaaaaatttatatagaTTTTAAAGTGATGATGTAATACTATCtcaaggtgttacatttagtatttTAATAATCGGATCGATGGTTGAATAAGTCGGACCACCCAATTTTTAATTCGACTAATTCAACCGGTTTGACTGTCGAaccaataataattaattaatcaattaattaaaaaattacaaaaatctaaaaaaatgtAGAATATTATTAAACTAGTTTAATTTTTTCAACTATTggtttttatcaatttaatccgtCTTATTCGATCATGTTCCAActtgtcatgtaacacccctatcccgtagccgtcgccggaataggacgaggcgttaccagaaattaggaatcggatcagaacagtaaaattttgagccttttcttaaataaaagatcatttatatatataactaatagatacaaacaaagatcgaatttaaaacttataaaagtaaacttctataagatgccatattcgcatggcttatatacaatagtcaaaatatcattctacttatagtctaacctatacatgccataagctaagtccaaaacacatgataaccacaatagtagatagtgtgacgaagtgctgacgatccccgtgctaatagtaagagtcaacgatctacaaaaataaacagagaaacataacattcaaagtaagctttcataagcttagtaagtcttaagcaatttaaacagttgaacttaaaaacaaaccaaatgttcgaaatcacataacactttctaAGTACAATACCatttggccgattatgcacaaacacatatcattttactccgtttatactcaaactcatataaacatagtatttacaagcttccgaattaacttttctttcaaatttcactagtgtatcatttcttacccacatttactttcaacattcatagttaaatggcatatcgaaaactatcttataactttgcataataaatgcacacatatacaaatatacatatgaatttaccacatcttttcatatgcttctcattacacattctttattctcgtcagatcaatctcacataaataatatatattctcgtcagatcaatctcacataaataatatatatatcacataccgaatcacttaatgtgtatcGAGTTCAATTcatcatcttagcataggatctcgtagtcatatgcTTTATCGAATTCACTAGCATTTGGCCTGTGAGGTATAAAACGAACATAACACCAAAgacaaagcctacgggactttaaacccggatacaatctcggcacaatttattttatatactttttactaactttggcctcatcaaatatctaataatacccaCATTTGATAATTGGTTATTcgccacattatatacacataaacatatgtacatttcacacttgcccattcgccacaccacatacacaagcacatatataagataatgcttttatcattacttgctaatacatcatatactttgctttcatttaaataaccactcagccatattacatttctaagtaaccattcggcctcactatacaaataagatagcacacattttcataaaggcccttcagataacttgcacacatttaatattagccatttcggcctcaccacatatacatatcttgtacatcaatttcatcatatcaaaaccacttatatatcatttcctaacatcacaattcaaaattcacatatggttctaatcaatatcttataagcaactcaaacagttttatcaatgtttacaacatattctcaagtttacGACAAGTCGTCTTCCtgcacaacagtcactaaattatttatatctggagctacgaaactccgaattaagttccataaattttccctaaaattagactcatttatctttcttccataaaatttttaaaatttttggtcgagccatttagtacagtttattagttaaagtattcaatgtttcagggtatgactactctgacccctgtacactacgaaccgaatttctccctgtacagaattccaatgaccatgctgtttgtttcccgtaaaaatagactcaataaggaatccattcatgtaaggtatgactcttaataatttttgtacaatttatcgtgaatttataaaatcagaacaggggatctcgaattcattcagaccctgttttacaagaattcaaatatcacacaatatagaattctttttcttcccctgtttctttcatgtgaaaatagactcattaagatttaatcccatattttgttTTGCCTCTAActtattttccactatttttagtgtattttcaaagttacactactacagtaactcaaatctgtcaaggctaagttactcattcatgatcattgttcacaaaattaatacaacatcatttcatccatcatggtaagaacacatattatgcatcatagatcatcacatatcaaggcattctcataggcttagtatacatacttgcacaactcgtaacataactcaagtgcatactcaccaatgacttacctcattgggaccatcatcaactctttccctGGATTACCCGttaaacacttggaatactaattggatactcggaaaagcctttgcacataagtgcctcaattgtagctaaagctacctcatatctcatgacatttcaatgctcactctcgagctagtcatctagactcataattcctagtgacatgtcactcgtatcctattctattccaaatgttcaaacgggatttttcctcgtctattaaggctttgtcttatcatatttctattaatcacatacatattaatatttgtacaattcatgtaatgataacatttaaatacatgtataacatggtattgtttacatacgaa
This is a stretch of genomic DNA from Gossypium arboreum isolate Shixiya-1 chromosome 11, ASM2569848v2, whole genome shotgun sequence. It encodes these proteins:
- the LOC108479833 gene encoding nucleolar protein 56-like yields the protein MALYLLFESSSGYALFHAQGLDEIGQNTEAVRNSVADLNRFGKVVQLTAFQPFESAIDGLNQCNSVSEGLMTDELRSFLELNLPKVKEGKKSKFSLGVAEPKLGSHISETTKIACQSGEFVLELLRGVRLHFDKFIKDLKSGDLEKAQLGLAHSYSRAKVKFNVNRVDNMVIQAIFLLDTLDKDINSFSMRVREWYSWHFPELVKIVNDNYLYARVAKLIEDKSKLSEEHVPALTEILGDEDKAKEVVEAGKASMGQDLTPVDLINVQLFAQRVMDLAEYRKNLYDYLVTKMNDIAPNLASLIGEVVGARLISHAGSLTNLAKCPSSTLQILGAEKALFRALKTRGNTPKYGLIFHSSFIGRASSKNKGRMARYLANKCSIASRIDCFSERGSTVFGEKLREQVEERLEFYDKGVAPRKNIDVMKSAIESTQNKDTEMEEVEPEEASAKKSKKKKSKTEDAPAAATNGDASEDGKSEKKKKKEKRKKEQEADEEDGKTNGVNEQDGTAKKKKKKSKDEAATNETTKKKKKKKSQE